GAGACCATGGCCAGTATTTCGCCGCTCTGGGGATCCATCGCTACCACCACACCGGCGGTCGAGCCGACGCGGCGCATGCCTTCGCGCAGGGCATCCTCGGCAGCGCGCTGCAGGTCCAGATCCAGGGTCAACTCCAGGCTATTGCCTGGAGCAGGCGGGTCATAGGCCAGAGTGGCGATCTCGCGCTCAAAGGCATCTACCTCGACGTGCTTACGGCCCTTGGTGCCCCTCAGCTCTCGCTCAAAGGTCGCCTCAACGCCCATTACGCCCACGCGGTCCCTGAGCGTATAGTCCTCTCCGGCCTGGTTCAGGTAATAGTCCACCTTTTCGGCGGCGATAGGTCCGACATAGCCCAGAGCGTGCGAGGTGAGCGTGCCATAGAGGTACTGGCGCAGCGGCGTTACTTCGATCACTACCCCCGGCAGCTTGGCGTGCTGCTCTTCGAGCAGGAAGGCGAGCTGTTTGTCCACGTCGGTCAGGATGGCTACCGGCGTGTAAGCCGAGACCGTGTCCCGCTTGAGAATGGCCTCGATTTCCTCGCTGTTGGCCGGCGCTGAGCTGCCTGTCCCCGCGCGGTAGGTGGTCAGCAGCGCCGCTAGCTCATTTAGCTCTTGTCTGCGAGCCGCCGCGTCCTCTGGCAATCCGGAGGGTATGATCGATATCGCATAGGATGGCACATTGCGCACCAGGATGCGGCCGGTGCGGTCATAGATCACTCCGCGCGGCGCGTCTACGGCCACCAGGCGGAAGCGATTCGCGTCGGCCTGGAGCTGGTAGCCAGCCGAGTGCACGATCTGCAGGCGCCACAACTGCCACACGAGCAGCGCAAAGGTAGCCGTGACTAGGATCTCGAGGAACAGGATCCTCAGACTGGACCGCCAGGCCCCTGGCGGTGAATCGGTCGCCGTATCACGTTGCAAAGGGTACGACCGGGTGTCCACTGTCTCCTAGCCGCCCGGGCTGGCCACAGCCCGGCGCATTAACCAGTACACGGGATAGATCAACAGCAGGTGCGTCATCATCCCCGGCAGCAGAACCAGCACCAGGCTGGACAGCCAGGGTGTGGGGTGCCCTGATACCTGCAGAATGGCCCAGAGGGCGGCCTTGTCGATCAGAGTGCCCAGCGCACCAGCAGCAAAGGGCAGCCACACCGTCTCGCGAGGCAGGTTGGCGTGGGCGACTCCGATTACGGCGCTGACGAGGGCCAGCGAAATGGCAATAGCCAGGAAGGGTCCGCCCGATAGCAGGCCGAGCAGCAGGCCTCCGGCCAGGGCCCACGCCAGGCCAGACCGGCCCCCTTGCAGCAGGCTGACCGACACCACCACCAGCAGCATCAGATCGGGCGCAGCGCCAGCCAGTCTGAGACTCGGCATCACACTGGTCTGCAGCACGGCCACGATCACCAGCCACGCCGCCGCGAGGTAAGGATTAATGATCTGCCTCCCGGTCGCCTGACCGCCTAGTTGCCCTGACCTGCGTCCAAAATGACCAGGACGGACTCTAGCCGGTCAAAGTTCACCGCCGATTGTACTACGATCTCCAGAAACATCTCAACATCGCTTCTGTGCACCGAGACGACCTGGCCGATCACCAGTCGCTTGGGAAAGGTGCCGCCAATGCCCGAGGTGAGGACGATATCGTCCTTGACCACCGGTTCGCTCTGCTCTACAAAGCGCATGGTGAGGCTCCGCCTGCCCTCACCCTGGACGATGCCCGTGGCGCGCGAGCTCTGGATGAGTGCCGCCACCGTGCTGGCCGGGTCGGTGAGAAGCATTACCCGTGCCGTGCGCGGGAACACCTCATCGATATGACCCACCAGCCCGCGAGCTGTAACCACCGGCATGCCGGCTTCCAGACCGTCGACACTGCCCCTGTCGATGGTGAGGTAGTGTAGCAGGTTGTTGGGGTCGCGGCCGATGACTTCTGCGGCCAGCATTTCATAACTCGGATTGGCCAGCCTGAACTGCAGGAGCTCGCGGAGATGGGTGTTTTCGATCTCTGCTTCGTGCAGGCGAACGTTGTCAATCATCAGGCGGTCCACAGTGGCCTGCAGCTCGCTCACCTTCGCCGGCATCGCCCCTAGATCCTGTACCGTGGCCAACAGATGGCTGACGCGCGTGGTGATCCAGGTAAGGCCGTACTGCAGCGGCGCAAAGAGGGTGGAGACGAGGTCCTGAGCCGGCTTGAGATAGCCGGCGGGCCGCAGCACGGCCCCGACCAGGAGCGCGAGCAGAAGGAGTATGGTCACGGCCCGGCGGTCCAGCCGCGTCTTCACCAGGGCAACCTCCGTGGCGACTGGTCCGGCCTCGTCCTGGGAGCCCTGGAGCGTGTCCGGGGCACAAGCGGCCGAAACCCGGCCCAGCCGAAACTAGCGCGAAGCACGTCCCCGCTGCGTAGAGGCCAGTATCTTGTGCAGTGAGTCAAAGTGCTCGACCACCTCTCCCGCGCCGCGCACTACGCAGGTCACAGGATCCTCAGCCAGGTACACGCGCATCTTGGTTTCCTGGGAAAGGCGCTCGGCCAGGCCCTGAAGCTGGCTGCCTCCACCGGCCATGGCAATGCCCCTCTCGATGAGGTCTGCTACAAGCTCGGGGGGAGTGTCGTCGATGGTTTCCTTGACGGCGGCAATGATGGTGCTCACCGATGTGGTCAGCGCCTCGCGGATCTCGACGCTGCTGACCTCGATGGCCTGCGGCAGGCCGGTGATCAGATTGCGGCCGTAGATGGTCATCGTCTTTTCTTCGGGCAGGGGGCAGGCCGACCCGATGGCAATCTTGGCGCGCTCCGCCATCCGGTCACCAATGAGCAGGTTGTACTTTTGGCGGGCGTACTGCACAATCTCCTGGTCCATCTCGTCACCAGCGATGCGGATGGAGCGGCTGACGACGATATCGCCCAGCGAGATGACGGCCACTTCGGTGGTGCCGCCGCCGATGTCGATGATCATGCTGCCCACCGACTCGGTCACTGGCAGACCAGAGCCAATGGCCGCGGCCATGGGCTCTTCGATCCAGTAGGCCTCGCGCGCACCGGCACTGAGGCAGGCGTCACGCACGGCGCGTTTCTCAACTTCGGTGACTCCGCTGGGGATGCCCACCACGACTCTTGGCCGCGGCAAGGGCATGTGCGTGCGCTCGTGGGCCTTGTTGATAAAGTAGTGCAGCATCTTTTCGGTGACGTCAAAGTCGGAGATGACTCCGTCGTGCAGGGGTCGGATGGCGACGATGCTGGCCGGCGTGCGGCCGATCATCTCTTTGGCTTCCGCGCCAATGGCCAGGACCCTCTTGGTCCTGCGCTCAATGGCCACGACCGAGGGTTCGTTGATCACAATGCCCTGGCCACGCACGAGCACGAGAATGCTCGCCGTGCCAAGGTCGACGCTCAGATCGCGCGAAAAGAGGCCCAGCAGAGCGTTGAGTGGGCTAAACACAGAGTCTCTCCTCCGCCCCCAGAGTCTGCGCCAACCGCGTTGGCTCACACCTCCAGGTCCATAGACGGATTCGCAGCAGGCGGCAACCCGCCCGCTGCGATCCTTCACTTGCTTGTTGACCCGCAACAGCGGGATTTCGTTCCAGGGTTAAGCTACTTCTTCTCGGCGGCGGGCTGCTTGTCCTTGGG
The nucleotide sequence above comes from Chloroflexi bacterium ADurb.Bin180. Encoded proteins:
- the mreC gene encoding Cell shape-determining protein MreC precursor; amino-acid sequence: MKTRLDRRAVTILLLLALLVGAVLRPAGYLKPAQDLVSTLFAPLQYGLTWITTRVSHLLATVQDLGAMPAKVSELQATVDRLMIDNVRLHEAEIENTHLRELLQFRLANPSYEMLAAEVIGRDPNNLLHYLTIDRGSVDGLEAGMPVVTARGLVGHIDEVFPRTARVMLLTDPASTVAALIQSSRATGIVQGEGRRSLTMRFVEQSEPVVKDDIVLTSGIGGTFPKRLVIGQVVSVHRSDVEMFLEIVVQSAVNFDRLESVLVILDAGQGN
- the mreB_2 gene encoding Rod shape-determining protein MreB; amino-acid sequence: MFSPLNALLGLFSRDLSVDLGTASILVLVRGQGIVINEPSVVAIERRTKRVLAIGAEAKEMIGRTPASIVAIRPLHDGVISDFDVTEKMLHYFINKAHERTHMPLPRPRVVVGIPSGVTEVEKRAVRDACLSAGAREAYWIEEPMAAAIGSGLPVTESVGSMIIDIGGGTTEVAVISLGDIVVSRSIRIAGDEMDQEIVQYARQKYNLLIGDRMAERAKIAIGSACPLPEEKTMTIYGRNLITGLPQAIEVSSVEIREALTTSVSTIIAAVKETIDDTPPELVADLIERGIAMAGGGSQLQGLAERLSQETKMRVYLAEDPVTCVVRGAGEVVEHFDSLHKILASTQRGRASR